The following are encoded together in the Neomonachus schauinslandi chromosome 15, ASM220157v2, whole genome shotgun sequence genome:
- the PTRH2 gene encoding peptidyl-tRNA hydrolase 2, mitochondrial: protein MLSKSLMMEYLAHPGALSLAAGVACGMCLGWGLRIRFGMIPKSSLSETDTETGSEASILGESGEYKMILVVRNDLKMGKGKVAAQCSHAAVSAYKQIQRRNPELLKQWEYCGQPKVVVKAPDEETLVELLTHAKMLGLTVSLIQDAGRTQIAPGSRTVLGIGPGPADLIDKVTGHLKLY from the coding sequence atGCTCTCTAAATCCTTGATGATGGAATATTTGGCTCATCCTGGTGCACTTAGCTTGGCTGCTGGAGTTGCATGTGGCATGTGCCTGGGCTGGGGCCTCCGCATACGCTTTGGGATGATCCCCAAAAGCTCACTGAgcgagacagacacagagaccgGAAGTGAAGCAAGCATCTTAGGAGAGAGTGGGGAGTACAAAATGATTCTTGTGGTTCGAAATGACTTAAAGATGGGAAAAGGGAAGGTGGCTGCCCAGTGCTCTCATGCTGCTGTTTCTGCCTACAAGCAAATTCAAAGGAGAAACCCTGAATTGCTCAAACAGTGGGAATACTGTGGCCAGCCCAAAGTGGTGGTCAAAGCCCCTGATGAAGAAACTCTGGTTGAATTATTGACCCATGCGAAAATGCTAGGACTGACTGTAAGTTTAATCCAAGATGCTGGACGTACTCAGATTGCACCAGGTTCTAGAACTGTGCTGGGAATTGGGCCAGGACCAGCAGATCTAATTGACAAGGTCACTGGCCACCTAAAACTTTACTAG